Proteins co-encoded in one Salvia splendens isolate huo1 chromosome 4, SspV2, whole genome shotgun sequence genomic window:
- the LOC121799535 gene encoding uncharacterized protein LOC121799535, with translation MQIEELEKIDPSSAKNQENTERTRKWKASVGNSDAKSSNFNSVIDISGKFLDFPLVSGDDSTVEEVFIYKNELNLIPKDVGRLKGLKTIKFFANELNLFPGEFRNLVELECLQVKVTEPGVSGLELSKLGNLKELELSRVPSRPSAFPLLREITGLERLTRLSIRYFSIRYLPPEIGCLSNLEDLDLSFNKMRNLPVEITLLNSLVSLKVTNNKLVELPLGFSHLQSLESLDLSSNRLTSIECLELETMHNLQSLNLQHNQLGDCWVPSWICCNLEGNNGDLDESAAMDVYEGSTEVQSIHLSGCPPNHRSLSARKTKGWKRRYNLKTKARQERLNNSRKLKGDVTSRHTLEKCITCRVVEHSDAAPSEDLSTVEDAEMDQKDISTVEDAERDTHESTSNGMNGLTTDGRSMDGCSCSATDSVISQCSAVLGSVSDAVEALDEVSSSETSNCALKYKRHSDNDLDNPKPSKHRKPTSDPYYLSCQYSKTSFCAAGDRLPDGFYDAGRGRPFMPLPNYEKSAQVNSREVILLDRERDEELDVVLLRAQAWVCRFRNITINEQRDLASDTLQTASLLALFVSDHFGGSDRSAIVQRARKSASGANHGKPFVCTCAAGMIFDTNKANKQRMDSVEESVFLDICEKSLHSIKEGRGSIIVPIGGLQFGVCRHRALLMKYLCDRMKPRIPCELVRGYLDFSPHAWNVVIIKKGESLVRMIVDACHPLDIREECDPEYFCRYIPLSRVNAVVNQDNNSNCPFPSLSMCDEIEKLAHTSLMRCNIGSLEAAVKVRTIDICEGGASANEVRNFELSCLGEVRMLSVLKHPCIVEIYGHQISSSWSMSSDGNCGGRRLQSAILMENIKGGPLRSYVEKLLSDGEKHAALDLALSIARDVAFALTEIHDKNIIHRDIKSENILIDLDQKQQDGTPTVKICDFDRAIPLNSYLHTCCIAHVGIPPPNICVGTPRWMAPEVYDAMHTQSIYGLEVDIWSFGCLLLELLTLQFPYFEVPETEIHNLLQAGERPKMTDELEALAQSIEELETESETLRFLCKLFHQCTEKNPADRPSAKKIYDALLTQMSSATCSKSLDE, from the exons ATGCAGATTGAGGAATTGGAGAAAATCGATCCTTCCAGCgccaagaatcaagaaaatacGGAGAGAACAAGGAAGTGGAAAGCCTCGGTGGGAAATTCTGACGCAAAATCTTCGAATTTCAACTCCGTAATTGATATATCTGGAAAATTTCTCGATTTTCCGCTTGTTAGTGGCGACGATAGCACAGTGGAGGAGGTTTTTATCTACAAGAATGAGTTGAATTTGATTCCGAAAGATGTTGGGAGGCTTAAGGGTTTAAAAACTATCAAGTTTTTCGCGAATGAATTGAACTTGTTTCCTGGGGAGTTTAGGAATCTGGTTGAGCTTGAATGCTTGCAAGTGAAGGTAACGGAGCCGGGAGTTAGTGGATTGGAGTTAAGTAAACTGGGGAATTTGAAAGAGCTAGAGCTCAGTAGAGTGCCCTCAAGGCCTTCTGCTTTCCCCCTTTTGCGTGAGATTACTGGGCTCGAGCGTTTGACGAGGCTCTCCATTCGTTATTTCTCCATAAG ATATCTACCTCCAGAAATAGGCTGCCTCAGTAATTTAGAGGACCTGGATCTTTCATTTAACAAAATGAGGAATTTACCAGTTGAGATTACTTTGTTGAACTCATTGGTGTCTTTAAAAGTGACGAACAATAAATTGGTTGAGCTGCCTTTGGGATTTTCCCATCTTCAAAGTCTGGAGAGCCTGGACTTATCAAGTAACCGGTTAACTTCCATAGAGTGTTTAGAACTTGAAACAATGCATAATCTTCAATCTCTGAATCTTCAG CATAATCAACTTGGTGATTGTTGGGTACCGTCATGGATATGTTGCAATTTGGAGGGAAACAACGGGGATCTAGATGAATCTGCTGCGATGGACGTCTATGAAG GCTCTACTGAAGTGCAATCCATTCATTTGAGTGGATGCCCTCCTAATCATCGAAGTTTATCTGCCCGAAAGACTAAAGGATGGAAACGCCGATATAATTTGAAAACAAAAGCTCGCCAGGAGCGATTGAATAACTCCAGGAAGTTGAAGGGAGATGTTACAAGCCGACACACTTTGGAAAAATGTATCACTTGCAGAGTGGTTGAACATAGTGATGCTGCCCCATCAGAAGATTTATCTACTGTTGAGGATGCAGAGATGGATCAGAAAGATATATCTACTGTTGAGGATGCAGAGAGGGACACACATGAGTCAACATCCAATGGAATGAATGGGCTCACAACAGATGGAAGGTCTATGGATGGCTGCTCATGTTCGGCAACTGATTCTGTCATCTCTCAGTGTAGTGCAGTTTTGGGTTCTGTTTCTGATGCTGTGGAGGCGCTTGATGAAGTTTCATCTTCTGAAACATCTAATTGTGCACTGAAGTACAAAAGGCATTCGGATAACGATCTCGATAATCCCAAGCCTTCCAAACACAGAAAGCCAACCAGTGACCCGTATTATTTGTCGTGCCAATACAGTAAAACATCATTTTGTGCGGCTGGAGATCGTCTACCTGATGGATTTTATGATGCAGGGCGAGGTCGGCCATTTATGCCACTACCAAATTATGAGAAAAGTGCTCAGGTTAATTCACGAGAAGTGATTCTTCTTGACCG GGAAAGGGATGAGGAGTTAGATGTCGTTCTTTTGCGTGCTCAAGCCTGGGTTTGTCGATTTAGAAATATAACTATAAACGAGCAAAGAGATTTAGCATCCGATACTTTGCAGACTGCATCACTGCTAGCTCTTTTTGTATCGGATCATTTTGGCGGAAGTGATAGAAGCGCTATTGTCCAAAGGGCACGTAAATCTGCTTCTGGTGCAAACCATGGTAAACCATTTGTTTGTACTTGTGCTGCTGGGATGATTTTTGACACTAATAAAGCCAACAAGCAAAGGATGGATAGTGTTGAAGAATCTGTTTTCCTTGATATCTGTGAGAAATCTCTTCACTCGATAAAGGAAGGACGTGGTTCCATTATAGTTCCTATTGGTGGTCTGCAGTTTGGTGTTTGCAGGCATAGAGCCTTGCTGATGAAG TATTTATGTGATCGCATGAAGCCTCGAATCCCTTGTGAACTAGTGAGGGGTTACTTGGACTTTTCGCCGCATGCCTGGAATGTAGTCATTATCAAGAAAGGAGAGTCATTGGTCCGCATGATAGTTGATGCATGCCATCCTCTGGACATCAGGGAAGAATGTGACCCTGAATATTTTTGCAG GTATATACCCTTAAGTCGGGTCAATGCTGTGGTTAACCAAGATAACAATTCTAACTGTCCATTCCCTTCTCTATCTATGTGTGATGAAATAGAGAAACTGGCACACACCTCCCTAATGCGCTGTAATATTGGATCATTGGAGGCTGCAGTAAAG GTAAGGACGATTGATATATGTGAGGGTGGGGCTTCTGCGAATGAAGTGCGGAACTTTGAGCTATCCTGTTTAGGGGAAGTCCGAATGCTGAGCGTCTTAAAGCATCCATGCATTGTAGAAATCTATGGTCATCAGATATCATCCAGCTGGTCTATGTCATCTGACGGAAACTGCGGTGGTCGTAGATTACAATCTGCTATATTGATGGAGAACATAAAAGGAGGCCCCTTAAGG AGCTATGTGGAAAAACTCTTGAGCGATGGCGAGAAGCATGCTGCTTTAGACTTGGCACTATCTATTGCAAGAGATGTAGCGTTTGCATTGACAGAAATACACGACAAAAACATCATCCATCGTGACATAAAGAGTGAAAACATTTTGATTGACCTTGACCAAAAGCAGCAGGACGGAACGCCTACAGTGAAGATATGCGATTTTGATCGGGCAATCCCCCTTAACTCTTACCTGCATACTTGCTGCATCGCACACGTGGGGATACCTCCTCCCAATATTTGTGTAGGGACTCCTAGGTGGATGGCTCCCGAGGTGTATGATGCAATGCATACACAAAGCATTTATGGATTG GAAGTGGATATTTGGTCGTTTGGCTGTCTGCTTCTGGAATTATTGACATTACAATTCCCTTATTTTGAAGTGCCAGAAACCGAAATTCATAATCTTCTGCAG GCGGGAGAGCGACCCAAAATGACGGACGAGCTGGAGGCATTGGCTCAATCCATTGAGGAGCTTGAGACGGAGTCTGAAACCCTCAGATTTCTCTGTAAACTCTTCCATCAGTGTACAGAAAAGAACCCTGCTGATCGCCCATCAGCAAAGAAAATCTACGATGCGTTGCTTACGCAAATGAGCTCAGCTACTTGCTCGAAAAGCTTAGACGAATAA
- the LOC121801013 gene encoding calpain small subunit 1-like: protein MFNLLSSGVPDTPVATRGRGSGGGGGGGGRRHSGSGNVNSAASSGSGAGGSGSGVGSVTGGASSGSLLAGRQKATHYTNEESVVVARAWVAATSDPILGTDQNALSFWKRVVAAYNDFKPRGARSRDAEQLRKKWSRILPPTRRFAGIYQNNLLHAESG from the coding sequence ATGTTCAATCTACTTAGTTCCGGCGTACCGGATACGCCCGTTGCGACGAGAGGCAGGGGGTctggtggcggtggcggcggcggcggccgtCGCCATAGCGGATCGGGCAATGTCAACTCCGCCGCCAGTTCGGGCAGCGGGGCAGGCGGATCGGGCAGCGGCGTCGGGTCCGTGACTGGCGGAGCTTCCAGCGGCTCACTTCTAGCCGGACGGCAAAAGGCCACGCACTACACCAATGAGGAGTCTGTTGTTGTGGCGAGGGCGTGGGTTGCCGCCACATCCGACCCCATATTGGGCACCGATCAGAACGCGTTGAGCTTTTGGAAACGCGTCGTTGCGGCCTACAACGACTTCAAACCTCGTGGTGCCAGATCGCGTGACGCGGAACAGCTCCGCAagaagtggtctaggattctgccgCCCACCCGGAGGTTTGCgggcatataccagaacaacctaCTCCATGCGGAGAGTGGCTGA
- the LOC121799536 gene encoding meiotic recombination protein DMC1 homolog — translation MLAFKAEEQSQLQIVEREEIEDEEDLFEAIDKLTAHGINAGDVKKLQDAGIYTCNGLMMHTKKNLTGIKGLSEAKVDKICEAVEKIVNFGFMTGSDALLKRKSVVHITTGSQALDELLGGGIETSAITEAFGEFRSGKTQLAHTLCVSTQLPTNMKGGNGKVAYIDTEGTFRPDRIIPIAERFGMDAGAVLDNIIYARAYTYEHQYNLLLGLAAKMAEEPFRLLIVDSVIALFRVDFTGRGELADRQQKLAQMLSRLIKIAEEFNVAVYMTNQVIADPGGGVFISDPKKPAGGHVLAHAATIRLMFRKGKGEQRVCKVFDAPNLPEAEAVFQITPGGIADAKD, via the exons ATGCTAGCATTCAA AGCTGAAGAGCAGAGCCAGTTGCAGATCGTGGAAAGGGAAGAGATCGAAGATGAAGAAGACCTGTTCGAAGCGATTGATAAAC TGACAGCCCATGGAATCAATGCTGGAGATGTGAAGAAGCTGCAGGATGCTGGGATCTACACATGCAATGGCTTGATGATGCACACTAAGAAG AATTTGACTGGAATCAAAGGACTCTCTGAGGCTAAAGTAGATAAGATCTGTGAAGCTGTCGAAAAGATAGTG AACTTTGGTTTTATGACTGGCAGTGATGCATTGCTGAAA AGAAAATCAGTAGTTCACATCACTACTGGAAGCCAAGCTCTTGATGAACTGTTAGGAG GTGGGATAGAAACTTCTGCAATAACAGAAGCTTTTGGGGAATTCAG ATCTGGAAAGACACAGCTTGCCCATACTCTCTGTGTCTCTACTCAG CTTCCTACTAATATGAAAGGAGGGAATGGAAAGGTTGCTTACATTGATACTGAGGGGACATT CCGTCCAGATCGAATCATACCCATTGCTGAAAGATTTGGGATGGATGCTGGAGCTGTACTTGACAAT ATCATATACGCTCGTGCCTATACATATGAGCATCAATACAACCTGCTTCTCGGTCTAGCAGCAAAAATGGCAGAAGAGCCTTTCAGACTGTTG ATTGTTGATTCAGTCATAGCTCTATTCCGGGTGGACTTCACTGGACGAGGCGAACTTGCAGACCGACAG CAAAAGTTGGCTCAGATGCTCTCAAGGCTAATCAAGATTGCTGAGGAATTCAATGTTGCTGTCTACATGACCAACCAGG TTATTGCTGATCCTGGAGGAGGTGTGTTCATATCAGATCCGAAGAAGCCCGCAGGTGGCCATGTTTTGGCTCATGCAGCCACCATAAGGTTGATGTTCAGGAAGGGCAAAGGCGAGCAACGCGTCTGCAAGGTGTTTGATGCCCCTAATCTTCCTGAGGCTGAAGCA GTTTTCCAGATAACTCCAGGTGGAATTGCAGATGCCAAGGATTGA
- the LOC121799537 gene encoding stem-specific protein TSJT1-like, giving the protein MLAVFNKSVAKSPDALQQAPENGAVSALKDGFLAAQFSSTHPGSFLINLASSGVIAYSSARQNPLLPRLFAVVDDMFCLFEGHIENIAVLKQQYGLNKTANEVSIVIEAYRTLRDRGPYPAEHVVRGIEGRFAFVLFDATSQSTFIAADVDGSVPFFWGTDAEGHLVVSTDTEIVKQGCGKSFSPFPKGCFFTSSGGLRSYEHLNELKAVPRVNSSGEVCGMTFKVDEGSRKEKSTMPRVGSDANWSQHY; this is encoded by the exons atgcTGGCCGTGTTCAACAAATCGGTTGCGAAAAGCCCAGATGCACTGCAGCAGGCTCCGGAAAACGGCGCCGTTTCTGCCCTGAAAGACGGATTCTTGGCAGCCCAGTTCTCGTCCACGCACCCGGGCTCCTTCCTCATCAACCTCGCCTCTTCCGGTGTCATTGCCTACTCCTCTGCCCGACAAAACCCCCTTCTTCCTAG ACTTTTTGCAGTTGTGGATGATATGTTCTGCTTGTTTGAAGGCCATATTGAAAACATTGCAGTGCTTAAGCAGCAGTATGGCTTGAACAAGACAGCTAATGAAGTGAGCATTGTGATTGAGGCTTACAGGACTCTAAGGGATAGGGGTCCTTATCCTGCTGAGCATGTTGTGAGGGGCATCGAGGGGAGGTTCGCATTCGTTCTGTTCGATGCAACTTCACAATCCACGTTTATTGCGGCT GATGTAGACGGGAGTGTGCCCTTCTTTTGGGGAACTGATGCTGAAGGTCACCTTGTTGTTTCTACCGACACTGAAATTGTGAAGCAAGGCTGTGGCAAGTCTTTTTCCCCATTTCCCAAAG GATGCTTTTTCACATCATCTGGAGGTCTACGGAGCTATGAGCATCTAAACGAGTTGAAGGCTGTTCCAAGAGTGAACAGTTCAGGGGAGGTTTGTGGTATGACATTCAAGGTAGATGAAGGGTCGCGCAAAGAAAAATCCACAATGCCTAGGGTTGGAAGCGACGCAAATTGGTCCCAGCACTATTGA
- the LOC121797631 gene encoding transmembrane emp24 domain-containing protein p24beta3-like, with protein sequence METTGGNPRCGGAAYALLGLLLLTTLTHVSALSVTVNDVECIYEYVLYEGDTVSGNFVVVDHDIFWSSDHPGIDFTVTSPAGSIVHTLKGTSGDKFEFKAPRSGMYKFCFHNPYSTPETVSFYIHVGHIPTEHDLAKDEHLDPINVKLAELKEALESVTAEQKYLKARDSRHRHTNESTRRRVIFYTVGEYLLLALVSGLQVVYIRRLFSKSVAYNRV encoded by the exons ATGGAGACAACTGGAGGTAATCCGAGGTGCGGCGGGGCAGCATACGCCCTTCTAGGCCTCCTTCTTCTCACCACGCTCACCCATGTCTCCGCGCTATCGGTCACCGTAAACGACGTCGAATGCATTTACGAGTACGTCTTGTACGAAGGCGACACCGTTTCAGGGAATTTCGTCGTCGTCGATCACGATATTTTCTGGAGCTCCGATCATCCCGGCATCGACTTCACG GTAACATCACCAGCAGGAAGTATTGTGCACACTTTGAAAGGAACATCTGGGGACAAGTTTGAGTTTAAGGCCCCTAGAAGTGGAATgtacaaattttgtttccacAATCCTTATTCGACACCAGAGACGGTCTCTTTCTACATTCATGTTGGCCATATTCCCACTGAACATGACCTTGCGAAGGATG AACATTTGGACCCCATTAATGTCAAACTTGCTGAACTGAAGGAAGCTTTAGAATCTGTAACTGCCGAGCAGAAGTATTTGAAAGCCCGTGATAGTCGTCATCGTCATA CAAATGAGAGTACGAGAAGGCGCGTCATATTTTACACAGTTGGGGAGTACCTCTTGCTTGCACTAGTAAGCGGACTTCAGGTTGTCTACATACGTCGCTTGTTTAGTAAATCAGTTGCATACAACCGTGTTTGA
- the LOC121797626 gene encoding chlorophyllase-2, translated as MSPSTSIPSTNVFEIGNYTTTLIRAEPSVCNRNKNSNTPPKPVLICSPIEEGVFPVLLFLHGYLLYNSFYSLLLQHIASHGFIVVAPQLYLIAGSDSNGEIKTSAEITNWLALGLGQLLPPNVKADLGKLGLAGHSRGGKVAFALALRKSTSLKFSALIGIDPVDGSDVGKQTPPPVLTYVPHSFDLDGTAVLVVGAGLGEVRRNPLFPPCAPKGVNHQDFYSECCKPAYYCVAKDYGHLDMLDDDTNGIRGRSTYCLCKNGESRGPMRIFVGGILVAFLKAYLEDDEKELVAIREGYDEMVPIQLQAFEFQV; from the exons ATGAGTCCTTCAACTTCTATTCCTTCCACAAATGTTTTTGAGATTGGAAATTACACCACTACATTAATAAGAGCTGAGCCAAGCGTATGCAATAGAAATAAGAATAGTAATACCCCTCCAAAACCAGTGTTGATATGCAGCCCCATAGAAGAAGGTGTTTTCCCAGTGTTATTGTTCCTTCATGGCTATCTTCTCTACAACTCTTTCTACTCTCTTCTTCTCCAACACATAGCATCGCATGGCTTCATCGTCGTTGCACCGCAG TTGTACTTGATAGCAGGATCAGATTCAAATGGAGAAATTAAGACTAGTGCAGAAATAACCAATTGGTTGGCCCTGGGATTAGGGCAACTTCTACCACCTAATGTGAAGGCAGATCTTGGTAAATTAGGACTAGCTGGACATAGCCGAGGGGGAAAAGTTGCATTCGCATtagcactaagaaaatcaacttCCCTAAAGTTCTCAGCCCTAATTGGCATTGACCCGGTCGATGGAAGCGATGTCGGGAAGCAAACTCCACCACCCGTCCTCACCTACGTTCCGCATTCCTTTGATCTGGATGGCACTGCGGTGCTAGTGGTGGGGGCGGGATTGGGGGAGGTGAGGCGGAATCCGCTTTTCCCGCCGTGTGCTCCAAAAGGAGTGAATCACCAAGACTTCTACAGTGAGTGTTGCAAGCCGGCTTACTACTGCGTGGCCAAGGACTACGGCCACCTTGACATGCTCGACGATGATACTAATGGGATACGGGGCAGGTCGACGTACTGCTTGTGCAAGAATGGGGAGTCTAGGGGGCCAATGAGGATATTTGTTGGGGGGATTTTggtggcatttttgaaagcttATTTGGAAGATGATGAGAAGGAACTTGTTGCAATAAGAGAAGGGTATGATGAAATGGTTCCTATTCAGCTTCAAGCATTTGAATTTCAAGTCTAG
- the LOC121801015 gene encoding protein SLOW GREEN 1, chloroplastic-like: MKSNLSITAPLPPLGSAASRILLPASILSSHKKNFAIKGASSSSNNPPNPFLPPLKAAASSSSNNPPNPFLPPLKAAACAVIFSAATFWKLPAPALAQLRIPSESVTETIDSAENSNSLPLKSSSYAIHALKALLEEKLHDCDHKESLSVLRKLAAAEPENEKWRCMAARMLTEMGRYEEARFAFEEVLSRNPLNFEALFENALVEDRRGEREAVLPRLRHALELADREMKPKEARGVRMIMAQMKLLADVRLLRKEMEEAMQSYDVMAREDPLDFRPHYCKAMLYSLMHDEEEADEQFANYIQLHAKQYGLEAYMWTAPIFRMLRFDDY; the protein is encoded by the coding sequence ATGAAGTCCAATCTCTCCATCACCGCCCCTCTGCCGCCGCTGGGCTCCGCCGCCTCCCGCATTCTCCTCCCAGCCTCCATCCTCTCCTCACACAAGAAGAATTTCGCTATCAaaggcgcctcctcctcctcaaacAATCCACCAAACCCCTTCCTTCCTCCCCTAAAAGcagccgcctcctcctcctcaaacAATCCACCAAACCCCTTCCTTCCTCCCCTAAAAGCAGCCGCCTGCGCCGTCATATTCTCCGCCGCAACATTCTGGAAGCTTCCCGCCCCTGCCCTGGCGCAGCTTCGGATACCGTCAGAAAGCGTAACGGAAACCATAGATAGCGCTGAGAATTCGAATTCTCTCCCGTTGAAATCCAGCTCCTACGCGATCCACGCGCTCAAGGCTCTGCTGGAGGAGAAGCTCCACGACTGCGACCACAAGGAGAGCCTCTCGGTTCTACGGAAGCTCGCCGCTGCCGAGCCGGAAAACGAGAAGTGGAGGTGCATGGCCGCGAGGATGCTGACGGAGATGGGGAGGTACGAAGAGGCGCGCTTCGCGTTCGAGGAGGTTCTCTCCCGGAATCCGCTCAATTTTGAGGCGCTGTTCGAGAACGCGCTGGTGGAGGATCGACGCGGGGAGAGGGAGGCGGTGTTGCCGCGTCTGCGCCACGCGCTGGAGCTGGCGGATAGGGAGATGAAGCCCAAGGAGGCGCGGGGCGTGAGGATGATCATGGCGCAGATGAAGCTCCTGGCGGATGTGCGGCTCCTGCGCAAGGAGATGGAGGAGGCGATGCAGAGCTACGACGTAATGGCTAGGGAGGATCCCTTGGATTTCCGCCCTCATTATTGTAAAGCTATGCTTTACAGTTTGATGCATGACGAGGAAGAGGCCGATGAGCAATTCGCTAATTATATACAGCTCCACGCAAAACAATATGGATTGGAAGCGTATATGTGGACTGCTCCAATTTTCAGAATGCTGCGTTTTGACGACTATTAA